Genomic segment of Aquarana catesbeiana isolate 2022-GZ linkage group LG02, ASM4218655v1, whole genome shotgun sequence:
cggccCTTCCTCCTGGTCTATGTACATGAAacgtcagagccgaggaggagacAGCTATAGTCCGGGGGGAGAGATGATTGCTGCGTGTGGGAAATCAGTGTCAGACTCCAGACACCTCCGtttctgcctcactccctcctcccccactctccccgcaCGCACGCAGCTGAGGAGATCTgtaagggaaggagggagccgcgGCTCCGGTGCCAGTCTCagcctggtgtcaccctctggcgggtgtcaaccGGGGTGCGGACCGCCTCCACACTCCCTAGCGACCCCACCCCCCCTAGCGATGCCATAGGCggcacttatcagtgccgcctatcagtgccacctctccatgccacctatcagtgcccatcagtgccacccatcagtggagcctcatcagtgccctcagGGCTATGATGTTCGAGCAGAgaggggctgtgctagggaattgattCTCCTGGAGTGGTCAccttttctagcaagttcaaaggcacattgcaagcgaatacaaaaatattttatggaaaggaaaaacattACAATTGAGCATTTAAATTACTTGAATTTTCTGTGCTTTTGCTTGCTGTTTTGATAACAGGGTCTCTTCAACAAACAGCAATGTAATAACAAGTAATAACACATTTCCTGTTTCCAGCTCacataaacattttattgattTTCCTTAACATCATTATGTCCTACAAGAACTGAATGaatttgaaagaaaagaaaatagaaaagccCTGCACATGTGTACTTACTGTGCCTCCTTTGCAGGATAATAATGTGTAGCACTTACCGTATATAAACATTGCAGTGTTAGTCATTCAAAATGAACAAGAATGCATCAGAAACACTTCACACAGCAGGGTATTAATATGTGAAAAAAGTTGTTGCACATACAGTAAATAGCAGCACAGATTATTCTCTTAAAATTGTTCATTTTATTTAACCTATTTTTTGCACCATTATAAATAAATGCTTGTGTTATTAGTGACATCCTGAATTTCTTACGATGCGGAGAACTTCCTCCTCGAGAACGTGTGAAAATGGTGTACAAGGAGGCCCAGTACTACTCAGTTGGGCCCCTTCTTGATCTCTTGGACAAAATGCAACCACTTACTGGAGAGAAAGTCAGACAAGCATTTCTTGACTTGATGCCTTACTACAAAGGTCAGTACATATGTGTAACCTAACAATTTAGGATATGGAGCTTTCAGGGAGAAATGTTAAATGCTCATAATCAAATTTGGTTTCTTTAATTTTGCtacctaaagaggaacttcactctccccctcctattatatatatttttttatatccctgtTTACCTGATCCTGGGTTGTGCACgattcagatactcacccacccaggGGATCCAATGTTGCCCTGCTGAGATCCACTTCTCTTCTTTCACTGATTGGGTCCTGCACTGCCATTTTCTTCTGTGACGTCATCTTCTGGATTCAAGCAGATGCCTCCCGATGACTCACTGCTAGACCCATTCTCCTCCTCTTTTTATGAATGGAAGACTATGATATGTGATATCCCAGGAGGCACCGAGAGCTCTACACGTCATTCAAAATAGGGATCCAGACCGGAACCACTACactgcacaaaaaaagaaaaaatgtaaaagaaaaatgaaagaTATTTATGTAGCGGAGTGGGGGAGTTTTGGAGAGGATGAAAGTTTATTTTCAAGGTGAAAATACCCTTTAAGTAACATTAAAAAATGTACTTACCTTAACGAGAGACTGTCATCAGCCATTTGACTACTAGGTGATCTGCTTCTCCTTATGTGGGGATTTCCAGGTATTCTCAGCAGTTGCAAGGgaaagcaggtaagtatatagtGGTCTGGGGGGCATTCCACAGATACTGTCATCTTTCCTTTCATGAGCACAGTGTATCTTCAACTTATGAACTTTGGTCTTTTTTCTTGTTGTCCAGCCAGTCTGTACTTTCTTACAGGTGGCTAGTCTGTAACAGCAAACTGGAGactgtttaagacccctttcacactggggtggttttcaggcactttagcgctggaaatagcctctgccaaGCGCCTAAAAAcctcctcccattcattcaagtgtgacttttctcactgggcggtgcacttgtgggacgttctgaaaagtcctgcaaggagcacctttggggtggtttggaaacgctgtatttagcgctcccaaaatgcccgtCCCAtttgaatgaatgggcagcgcttcggaagcgcctgaaaagcacttctgATGCGCCGCAACCCGGAAGTTTTTAAACTCTTCTTTgggattaaaagcgccccgctagtggccgaaaagcgccgttTAAACATTGcgaaagcgccgctaaaacgagcagcgtgTTAGCACTAACGCGGCCctggtcccagtgtgaaaggggtctgactgTGTCTATTGAGAGTCAAATTTGCTTATTTTCTATTGTTAGGTGTCCAGAAATTGTTTCTTACAATGTCTAGGATGCCATAGCTTTATACCTATTTTAAAAGTCTCTGTATTGAAAAACAATGAATGTAACTACCACTTTTGATTCAGGTCCAGTAGAGTCATTTGTCAACATCTAAGTCAACAGAAAGTTAAAGAGTTGGATCATTGTGAATATCTGATGCACCTTGAATAAAATGTCTAGACTATACATTCCTGAACAGCAGTAAGTGTATCTGGAACCCCAGAACCCTCTCTTCCTTACACAAACTAGAAGTTTACAGCTACTATAATAGTGATTAAACAACCAACCCCCACCGGAAGATTTCATGATTTATTGTCATAGAACAATCAATTGAAATAAAATTTAATCAAGTGTAGTTTTGTTTGTTGTGAAATCTTTACAATAGGAgagttattttatgtttttttatttgtgtcaTTGTCTTATTTTAAATCACGCTGGGGggaagagatttactaaaacttgtgcacacataatctggtgtagctgtgtatAGTACCAATCAGCTtgtaggttttattgccaaagctgaagttagaagctgattggtgagCTGCAACAAAAAGTTTAATAAAGCGCTTAGACCCAGGTGTATTGTTCAGTGTGGTTGTAAGAGAGAACAACAGTCTCTCAAATTTGCATGTAGATAACAGCCTCTAAAAGTTCCATGGTTAAGGCCGGAtttacacctatgcaaattagatgcgggtttccccgcatctaattcgcatagcaggagaatgtgactggctcccaatggagccggttcacatatctctgttgcggctgcggagcgcactgcacagaaacgctgtgcgtcattggacgtttcagggccaaattcaggcatagattcgccctgattcatccctgaaacggcgAACAGagacgcacagtgctcctgtgcgatccgcagccagttccagtgtgaaccgagccttaaagtggttTATTGAAACATGAGTGGTAAAAACTTACATGAAGTCTGCCAACCCAGAAATCCAGTCTCTGTCCACAAGTCCCAGTGGCTGAATAGCCATGCCTGTCCTCAGATGGAAGGGTCCTGGGTGTATCTCTACGCTTGCCAGTGATGCCGTAGCTGATTGGTAACTAtgtacagctgccccagattccgtgtgcaccagttttggtaaatctccccccccCTAGTGTGATTTCAATTATgacaatgacaaaaataaaaaacgtaaaatAACTGCCTGGATGAGTACACACCCTGTTTTGTGCAACACACCTAAATCATCATAGATGCAGCTAATTACTTTCTAAAGTCACATaggggtatatttactaaaaccagagagtgcaaaatccttTGCAGCTGTGCatcgaaaccaatcagcttgcaggttttttttttttgtcaaagcttaattgaacaagcggaagttagaagctgattggctaccatgcacagctgcaccagattttgcactctccagttttagtaaatcaagccccatCATCTATGTGGCGTCAAGAGCTTTAAAGAGATTGTAGTAAAATACATGCTTTTTTGGAAGGTCCAACTTCTGGTGAGTATTCTGGCATAACCGATACCATGAAGACAAAGAGCACTCCAGTGGCTGAGAACCAAAGCACCATACAGGCAACAGCTGTTGCCTGGGTGTTTTATCAGTCACAGTTTGATGAGAAAGTGGCACAACAAGCCAATAATTTCTATATCTCACAAATATCTGGCCTACATCTTGACAGAAGTCACGTGAGAGATTCTGAAGTCAGTTGAAATAAGATTCTATTTTGTGACGAGATCAGAATTGAGCTTCTTGGTCATCCAAACGCTGCATACCATGATAAACACACCTTTCGCACTGTGAAACATGAGGGTGGCAGCATAATGGTAATGCTGTATGGATGTTTTTCTGCAAGAGACCCGGGAATGCTTGTGATGGTAGAGAGTAGGTTAAATGCAGCAAAATACAGGAACTttgtagaagaaaaaaatatatacagactGCACAGGAACCATGAGCCTTTGTAAGAAATTTGGCTTCCAGTAAGACAGATACTTCAAGCATAAAACCAAAATTACACAAGAATGGCTTAGAAACAGCAATGTTCATATTCAAAAAATGGGTAAATTGAGTCCAAATCTACATCCAATACAGAATTTTAGATTGGACATGAAAAAGGCAGTTTACAGTACTTATGATTTCCATGAAACCTAAAAGAGCtagagcagttctgcaaagaggaatggggcAAAACTGTAGTATGCAGCTGTGCAAAACTGATATAAACCCAATCACAGACTCAAGGCTTACAGTACATTACTTCCTAAACACTAACTTGAAGGGGTGTAAAGTTATATTTTATAATTAATGTCAATCCCTTGAAAAGAGATTTGTTTTCACTTGTAATTAAAGATGTGTTGATCAGTGTGAAACACGTATTGCTGTAGGCTTTTTTTAAAGAGTGTATTGAAGGTTCAGAACCTCAAAGCCAtgtttttagaatttacaaatcgGAGTATTTTCAttggatttaaatgttcctaaaaCGTTTCTTTTAAAGATCACTTGGAGCGCATCATTGAAATTGGAAAGCTGCGGGCTATCCAGAGAAAGGCACGATTTGCTAAGCTGAAGGTCTGTGTCTTCAAGGAAGAGATGCCTATTACCCCTTATGAGTGCCCTCAATTTAATGCACTACGATTTGAGAGGAGTGAGACTGAGTCAAAGCACTTTGAGCACCACTGCGAGGTAGATGTGTCTTTTGGTCCCTGGGAAGCAGTGGCAGACGTATATGATCTTCTGCACTGTATAGTTAGTGACCTGTCTGAGAGGGGCATCGCCGTGGAACACCAATGCATTGGAGTGTGTGACAAGCACCTTGTTAATCACTATTATTGCAAACGTCCAATCTATGAATTCAAGATCACTTGGTGGTGAGATGCTGCAATTATAGTATGAAAGACCAAACTGCACCTTGGACCAAATAACTTCTGAAATGCACTGCAAGTGTGACTCACAGACTGTTAACCATGTATATCAATATTTAAAGTGTACTAAAAACTCCATACAGTACAAGAGCTTCTCCAGAGTTACTGGGCAAGTTCAAAGGTTGTTTGCACTAAAATCACAAATACTAATTGTTTAGTATGAAAAAAATAATCTTTAATTTTGTATATATACTAGAGACAAATTTGTAAGAATAATTTAGTGGTGTAATTTGTTGCCCAGCTGTTTTAGGCTGGCTTCTTATTTTTAGTATGTACCATATATTGTATTTAATAATGTTTTAGCATATACTGACATGAAGTATATAGGAAGCACTTAGGATCTATAGAGGCATTTGCAAACCAGACAAAATGGGCTTGCACTCTATATATTTAGTCATTTGGTGCAGTAATAAAAGTCAGACATCCACACATGACTACAAATTCTAACTCTACATTTGTTAATACAAGCCACAATTGagcatgtgtaaaaaaaaaccGCTGTCATCCGAATACGGTGTGTTTTGTTGTTTAGGTTTGATATGTTCATTTTTAGCCTCAATATGTCAAATGaatgttggctttttttttgtcatgcaaGGCAACCTGCTCACTTATCAAATGTTTGCATCGGTGCATGAAAACATATTAATAGAGTGGTTTCTGATTACCTATGTCACTATAAATAACTATACTTTTACAGTTTCATCATTGACATTTATGATGATATCATTATAATGATGTCATTGGAGACTTTGTTTACTTGCCACACATTCCTTCTTGTTGGAGGGCCAGCCAGGTGCTACATAAGCTTCTTGGTAGGTCTCCATATAACTGCTTTTATTGCACCAGTCTCATTGAAGAGTGGCAAGGCAATTGGCTGGGATTTAACCAAAAAATGAGGCTCCAGTAACAAAATAAAACTAAATTGAAGAGGGACATGTAAGGTCATGGCAGGCATCTTGAGGTACTTACACCTAGCCTTGGTTCCAATCTATGCATGCGTGGGtgcacgtgtagggcagcccattcatttaaatggactGCCCTACCCACGAGAAACATGGGGAAAGAAGTCCCTGGCCCTTGTGTAAAATTGCCTCACACAGAACTGTGGTTGCTGACTCATTGGGGGTGTAAAGGTACACATATCCTGGAAGTCTGTCTGATCCATTAGATTAAGTAATTGTACAGTGACATAGTGCATTTGCTATTGCAGTCATCATACAGCAGTATCTACAACGCTGGTTATTTTGGAAAGTGCTCTTTGCTGAGCATTTATCAGTCAATAATGGGAGTTATTTTTGGTCTGTGTATGCATCTTTTTCACTTATACAGGAAGTGCTAAACACAAATATAGTATAGTGTAATAACACATAATGACCAAATTACCTCTTCCTATTTGTCTGAATACAGTAACTGAGGTTTGATTAGTTAGTACAGGTTACTATTATTTCCACTTTATTATTGAATTTTTTAGGTACCATAAGCATATGCCATATTTTTTGCCGTGGTCTAATACAAACATTTATCAAACTGCAATGGCAATAAATAAGTGCTTTAAACTGTGCTACTCTCAATAATAGATTTGTTTCCTTCTTACAAATAACTGTGAAAACATATACTGTATTCTATGTAATGCAAGGCCATGCTGCATGTGGATACACACAAAGACAGACTTGTGTAAAGACACTTAtatttacatactgtatttatttcaTGTAATTTGGGTAAGGAAATTGGATGACAAATGTTAAAGATTTACACTCGAACTGACATGTAAATTCTTTTTCCACGTTTAAGCTGtatttttactggcatttttttttgtataaataatagCTGCATCGAAAACCAATCGTAGGTGATGGCAGGCTATTATATATTATAGAATAATTGCAAAGTGAAATAGAGTGCCCTCTTGACATACTGGATGCACTGAGATTACTGTGTATGTGAAGTGTCAGCTCAGCACAAAGTGTGCCTTAGAAAAAAACAGCCATTCCTTTAGGGTCACTCTGCTATTCTGACTAAGAATAAGCTAGACATTCCTTCCTTTTACAGTATATACAATCTCAGGTTTTGATCCACTTTATATCTGTTGTAGCCGTGTAATTTCTTTCTTGTCCATTAAGGGACACCTACAAGTGTCCAGTGTCTAATCAGACACCGGCAAACAAATAATTGTAGGCTGCCCTAGGATCCTCTACCCAGAATGCTTCAGCTTTTTGCTAGTGTCCCACAAGGATGGACAGACTTCAGCTCTGCTGAGAAAAGTTTAACTAGTCTTACCTagcattttttcttcagttttattCTCCTTCTATCAACTTCAAAGTTATGGCGCTTTTTACAGTCCTTCATGCACTGTAAAAGTTTCCTGTGGAGTGCTTTCCAAGTTCAGAGCAGTAGCATTGCCTCAGCACTTGTCCTGTCTCTGAAAACTTACTCTGTTGAGTAAGGTGAGTTAGGCTGAAATATTGGAAGCTACCTCACAATTTGCACTGCTGGACGCCTTTCAAATTTCCTGCAACCACCTGTTTTACTGCCATTAGGATTAACACCGAGTGGCTAAGCACTTAAGCCATTCACTGAGTGGAGTTTTATGCACGCTTTCCTGCCATTTAACATAGAGGAAGTACCATTTGCTGCTGTGTCTGTCTGATCCTGTGGCCCCCGCCTCACACTTTGGGCCTATCTGCATCACTGCTATGCAGTTGAAACATGTCTAGACACACAGGGCACAGCCCTGTAGTTATGATTGTTCCTGGTCAATATTCCCATTATGGTTTCTGAATCTGAAGGAAACGACCCCTGCAAACTAATTTCTAGTGACCCAGT
This window contains:
- the KCTD7 gene encoding BTB/POZ domain-containing protein KCTD7 isoform X1, giving the protein MVVVSGQLEDTGTPDDAMSSSDADDELIEPSTPTPSNATFSLHGKVHPLQLPEVIPLNVGGMCFTTRLSTLNRYEDTMLAAMFSGRHHVPTDSEGRYFIDRDGTYFGDILNFLRCGELPPRERVKMVYKEAQYYSVGPLLDLLDKMQPLTGEKVRQAFLDLMPYYKDHLERIIEIGKLRAIQRKARFAKLKVCVFKEEMPITPYECPQFNALRFERSETESKHFEHHCEVDVSFGPWEAVADVYDLLHCIVSDLSERGIAVEHQCIGVCDKHLVNHYYCKRPIYEFKITWW
- the KCTD7 gene encoding BTB/POZ domain-containing protein KCTD7 isoform X3 → MLPQLPEVIPLNVGGMCFTTRLSTLNRYEDTMLAAMFSGRHHVPTDSEGRYFIDRDGTYFGDILNFLRCGELPPRERVKMVYKEAQYYSVGPLLDLLDKMQPLTGEKVRQAFLDLMPYYKDHLERIIEIGKLRAIQRKARFAKLKVCVFKEEMPITPYECPQFNALRFERSETESKHFEHHCEVDVSFGPWEAVADVYDLLHCIVSDLSERGIAVEHQCIGVCDKHLVNHYYCKRPIYEFKITWW
- the KCTD7 gene encoding BTB/POZ domain-containing protein KCTD7 isoform X2, whose translation is MTITTQDFIAFTRRLPEVIPLNVGGMCFTTRLSTLNRYEDTMLAAMFSGRHHVPTDSEGRYFIDRDGTYFGDILNFLRCGELPPRERVKMVYKEAQYYSVGPLLDLLDKMQPLTGEKVRQAFLDLMPYYKDHLERIIEIGKLRAIQRKARFAKLKVCVFKEEMPITPYECPQFNALRFERSETESKHFEHHCEVDVSFGPWEAVADVYDLLHCIVSDLSERGIAVEHQCIGVCDKHLVNHYYCKRPIYEFKITWW